The window TCTACATTGGGTATTATCTTTTTTATCAGCCAAATCTAGTTAGTAAGGAAAACATTATAGATGGAAAGAATACTATTATACAAACCAAAGATACAATAATACAATCGAAAGATAATAAAATATTAGACTTAAAAGTAGAGTTAAGTAGTTGTAAAAAAAAATTAGCCCAATCAAAAAAATTAGATAATAACGATTTTGATAAAGAAAAGAAAACATATCTTACACCACTAGAAATTGAAAATGAAGTACAAGATTGGTTAATTAATGAAGGTTATGTTGTGCAAAAAGTACAGTCAAAAAATACAGAATTTAGATTTATTATAACAAATACTATTGGTGATGAAATAATGGATAAAATTGTTGTTGAATTACCAAAATCAAAAGAACTGTATCTTATGTTTAAAGTAAAACTATCACTATCAAGTGAACACCAAGAAGCTATAAGTAAGTTGAGTTTGGTAAAAAGAAATGAATTATTGGTTAGCATAAAAAACGCCTTAACTAATATAGGACTAGGTTTTGAAGTACCATCACCTGAAAAGATAGAATTTGATCAGATTTTGTACATTGAAGATTTAAACAGATCAAATTTTTTTAAAATTCTTAACAGTTTGAAAAGGGCGCGTGTTATGATTTCGACTTTTTTTCATACAGCTATTATAATAAATCCTTAAGCTATTAATTTTTGATATCCTAAATTTCAAGGTTGTGGGTGCCACATTAAGAAGCTATCAGTTTTTGGTATTCCAAATTTCCAGAAACACTTGAATTTTATTAACAATTTTACTACTTATAGAAAATATCTAAAAAGCAATTTCCTATCATCTCATCAGGACGCATTAATGAATAGAGAGAACGACCTTTCAAACGTCACAACAAGATATTCACGCAATCCCATTTTAGATTGCCATGCGGTCAATAAGGTTTGGAAAGAACCTCATTTAAAGGTGATGACTGTCCATAATGCAGGAGTAACAATCTTTGAAAAACAGGTCGTGATGCTGTTTAGATCCCACTTACGAAATGGTGTCTCTGTTATCGGCATCGCTAGAAGTAAAGATGGGTTGACAGGATGGGAAGTTGGAGACGGCCCGGTTTTAAAACCTTGCAACGAAGATGATCTCTTTGCTGACGGCTCTGATATTAAAAAGCAAATCGAGTCCGAGGCTGGTGGAGTTGAAGATCCCCGCATCTCAAAAATTGATAACACATATCTTATTACTTATAGCGCCTATCACGGGACTATCAAAAATCAGGTAAGAGTGTCTCTGGTCTCAACTCAGGATTTTAAAACATTTCTCAGATATGGACCAGTACTGAAACAAGACATGCGAAATGTAGTCATCTTTCCTGAGAAGATTAATAATCGTTTTTTAGGACTTTTCCGTCCAAACGACTCCCTTCCAGGAGATCTTGGAGGCAGATTTCAAGAAATTCTTCTAGGGAGTAGCGAAGACTGGCGATCAGGTAAGTGGAATATCGAGGATTCTCCCATAATCAGACAATTGGGTGGGCCGAGCTCTTTTTCGGATAAGATTGGCCCCGGAGCGACACCGATTAAAACTTCCCATGGATGGATCAATATCTTCCATGGAGTAAGAAATACCATGGGTGGAAATCCCTACGTGCTGGGAGTTGCACTGCATGAGCTTGATAATCCGAAAAAGGTGATGATTTCTAATATCCCCATACTGTTTCCGACGTCAGCTGATTGTCGAGTTGGAGAAGAGGATTATGTTCATGTTCCCAATGTGGTTTTTTGTTGTGGTGCTATTCGGAAGGAAGATGGTTCGATCCTCATCTATTATGGGGGAAATGATACCGTTATGAATGTCTGTTTTACCCATGAAGATGTTTTGGCGCAGTTGTGTTGTCGCTACCCACAAAATCCAGAGACGGGAAGAGCTGAATATTCCATCTAATATACGAAAACCGCTTGAATTGCAACCCTATGTTTTTTATCGTATCAAAAATATTAGCCTGGTTTCTATACCCGCTCAGCATAAGCTTTTTCCTGCTGGTGACGGCACTGGTTCTCAGTTATCGAGCGAAAAGAAAGCTCTTCTTCGTATTTTTTATGAGCAGCCTGATGATACTGTATCTCTTCAGCATCAGGCCTACTGCTGATTTTCTGCTCAAGCCGCTTGAGCAGAAATATATCGAAAATAACAATCCTTTTTCCCCTGCGGACGCAATAGTCGTACTGGCCGGGGGAGAAGGAAAGAGGCTTATCAAGGGAGTAAGCCTCTTTCATAAAAAATTGTCGCCGCTGATTATTATGAGTGGAGGAAGCGGCAGCATTTTTGATCAGAGTCGAAAAGATGCACTATTGATGAAAGAGAGTGCTGTGGAACTCGGCGTACCAGAAGAGTCTATTATTGCCGAAGCAGAATCCAGAAACACAAGGGAGAATGCGATAAA is drawn from Candidatus Scalindua sp. and contains these coding sequences:
- a CDS encoding DUF2299 family protein; protein product: MLEQIKEIRDVWSIIKNMPPTLCIVISILIGVVIGVYIGYYLFYQPNLVSKENIIDGKNTIIQTKDTIIQSKDNKILDLKVELSSCKKKLAQSKKLDNNDFDKEKKTYLTPLEIENEVQDWLINEGYVVQKVQSKNTEFRFIITNTIGDEIMDKIVVELPKSKELYLMFKVKLSLSSEHQEAISKLSLVKRNELLVSIKNALTNIGLGFEVPSPEKIEFDQILYIEDLNRSNFFKILNSLKRARVMISTFFHTAIIINP
- a CDS encoding YdcF family protein; its protein translation is MILYLFSIRPTADFLLKPLEQKYIENNNPFSPADAIVVLAGGEGKRLIKGVSLFHKKLSPLIIMSGGSGSIFDQSRKDALLMKESAVELGVPEESIIAEAESRNTRENAINTRQILDKIGAKRVLLVTTASHMPRSYALFKKIGIDAVPVATDFFVKPAPYNPFSFVPNAGDLLNSTMAIHEYIGIIAYRMKGWI